From a region of the Triticum aestivum cultivar Chinese Spring chromosome 7D, IWGSC CS RefSeq v2.1, whole genome shotgun sequence genome:
- the LOC123166512 gene encoding homogentisate geranylgeranyltransferase-like isoform X2 — MAHAAGLHYARHAVINRHINPLLLLLLNPTVPSAPSTQIHRPIFSSGGRPAMMQATTAAAAAQLLTDTRRRPRYSRARLGATRLSWPGRFAVQAFAGQCQSAATVTHRFSAISQATSPRRNTRRQCSDDQSALQAGCSEVNRDQHGYDVNRFEEISQDVSKKLCAFYQFCRPHTIFGTIIGITSVSLLPMKSLDDFTATVLKGYLEALAAALCMNIYVVGLNQLYDIQIDKINKPGLPLAAGEFSVATGVFLVVTFLIMSFSIGIRSGSVPLMCALVVSFLLGSAYSIEAPLLRWKRHALLAASCILFVRAILVQLAFFAHMQQHVLARPLAATKSLVFATLFMCCFSAVIALFKDIPDVDGDRDFGIQSLSVRLGPQRVYQLCISILLTAYGAATVVGASSTNLIQKIITVFGHGLLALTLWQRSRHFEVENQARVTSFYMFIWKLFYAEYFLIPFVQ, encoded by the exons ATGGCGCATGCAGCCGGATTACATTACGCACGCCATGCAGTAATCAATCGGCACATAAACcccctcctactcctcctcctgAACCCCACCGTCCCATCTGCTCCTTCCACACAGATCCACAGGCCGATTTTCTCCTCCGGAGGCCGCCCGGCGATGATGCAAGccaccacggcggcggcggcggcgcagctgcTAACAG ATACGAGGAGAAGGCCCAGATATAGTAGGGCTCGGCTGGGAGCGACGAGATTATCCTGGCCAG GTCGATTTGCAGTGCAAGCTTTTGCAGGCCAGTGCCAAAG TGCTGCTACTGTCACGCATAGATTCAGTGCCATTTCTCAAGCTACTAGCCCTAGAAGAAACACAAGGAGGCAGTGCAGCGATGATCAGTCAGCCCTCCAAGCTGGATGCAGCGAGGTTAATCGCGATCAACATGGTTACGACGTGAATCGGTTTGAGGAAATCAGCCAAGACGTTTCGAAGAAATTGTGCGCTTTCTACCAGTTCTGCAGACCACACACAATCTTTGGCACT ATCATAGGCATAACTTCAGTGTCTCTCCTGCCAATGAAGAGCCTAGATGATTTTACTGCAACGGTACTAAAAGGATATCTCGAG GCTTTGGCTGCTGCTTTATGTATGAACATTTACGTGGTAGGGCTGAATCAGCTATATGACATACAGATTGACAAG ATCAACAAGCCAGGTCTTCCATTGGCAGCTGGGGAATTTTCAGTAGCAACTGGAGTATTCTTAGTAGTCACATTCCTGATCATG AGCTTTAGCATCGGAATACGTTCAGGATCGGTGCCACTGATGTGTGCTTTAGTTGTCAGCTTCCTGCTTGGAAGTGCATACTCCATTGAG GCTCCGTTGCTCCGGTGGAAACGGCACGCGCTCCTTGCTGCATCCTGTATCCTGTTTGTGAGGGCTATCTTGGTCCAGTTGGCTTTCTTTGCACATATGCAG CAACATGTTCTGGCAAGGCCCTTGGCAGCAACAAAATCACTTGTGTTTGCAACATTGTTCATGTGTTGTTTCTCTGCCGTCATAGCTCTATTCAAG GATATTCCTGATGTTGATGGAGACAGAGATTTTGGCATCCAATCCTTGAGTGTGAGATTGGGCCCACAAAGA GTGTATCAGCTCTGCATAAGCATACTGTTGACAGCCTATGGGGCTGCCACTGTAGTAGGAGCTTCATCCACAAACCTAATTCAAAAGATCATCACT GTGTTTGGCCATGGCCTGCTTGCTTTGACACTTTGGCAGAGGTCGCGACACTTTGAGGTCGAAAACCAAGCACGTGTCACATCATTTTACATGTTCATTTGGAAG CTATTCTATGCAGAGTATTTCCTTATACCATTTGTTCAGTGA
- the LOC123166512 gene encoding homogentisate geranylgeranyltransferase-like isoform X1 encodes MAHAAGLHYARHAVINRHINPLLLLLLNPTVPSAPSTQIHRPIFSSGGRPAMMQATTAAAAAQLLTDTRRRPRYSRARLGATRLSWPGRFAVQAFAGQCQSSAATVTHRFSAISQATSPRRNTRRQCSDDQSALQAGCSEVNRDQHGYDVNRFEEISQDVSKKLCAFYQFCRPHTIFGTIIGITSVSLLPMKSLDDFTATVLKGYLEALAAALCMNIYVVGLNQLYDIQIDKINKPGLPLAAGEFSVATGVFLVVTFLIMSFSIGIRSGSVPLMCALVVSFLLGSAYSIEAPLLRWKRHALLAASCILFVRAILVQLAFFAHMQQHVLARPLAATKSLVFATLFMCCFSAVIALFKDIPDVDGDRDFGIQSLSVRLGPQRVYQLCISILLTAYGAATVVGASSTNLIQKIITVFGHGLLALTLWQRSRHFEVENQARVTSFYMFIWKLFYAEYFLIPFVQ; translated from the exons ATGGCGCATGCAGCCGGATTACATTACGCACGCCATGCAGTAATCAATCGGCACATAAACcccctcctactcctcctcctgAACCCCACCGTCCCATCTGCTCCTTCCACACAGATCCACAGGCCGATTTTCTCCTCCGGAGGCCGCCCGGCGATGATGCAAGccaccacggcggcggcggcggcgcagctgcTAACAG ATACGAGGAGAAGGCCCAGATATAGTAGGGCTCGGCTGGGAGCGACGAGATTATCCTGGCCAG GTCGATTTGCAGTGCAAGCTTTTGCAGGCCAGTGCCAAAG CAGTGCTGCTACTGTCACGCATAGATTCAGTGCCATTTCTCAAGCTACTAGCCCTAGAAGAAACACAAGGAGGCAGTGCAGCGATGATCAGTCAGCCCTCCAAGCTGGATGCAGCGAGGTTAATCGCGATCAACATGGTTACGACGTGAATCGGTTTGAGGAAATCAGCCAAGACGTTTCGAAGAAATTGTGCGCTTTCTACCAGTTCTGCAGACCACACACAATCTTTGGCACT ATCATAGGCATAACTTCAGTGTCTCTCCTGCCAATGAAGAGCCTAGATGATTTTACTGCAACGGTACTAAAAGGATATCTCGAG GCTTTGGCTGCTGCTTTATGTATGAACATTTACGTGGTAGGGCTGAATCAGCTATATGACATACAGATTGACAAG ATCAACAAGCCAGGTCTTCCATTGGCAGCTGGGGAATTTTCAGTAGCAACTGGAGTATTCTTAGTAGTCACATTCCTGATCATG AGCTTTAGCATCGGAATACGTTCAGGATCGGTGCCACTGATGTGTGCTTTAGTTGTCAGCTTCCTGCTTGGAAGTGCATACTCCATTGAG GCTCCGTTGCTCCGGTGGAAACGGCACGCGCTCCTTGCTGCATCCTGTATCCTGTTTGTGAGGGCTATCTTGGTCCAGTTGGCTTTCTTTGCACATATGCAG CAACATGTTCTGGCAAGGCCCTTGGCAGCAACAAAATCACTTGTGTTTGCAACATTGTTCATGTGTTGTTTCTCTGCCGTCATAGCTCTATTCAAG GATATTCCTGATGTTGATGGAGACAGAGATTTTGGCATCCAATCCTTGAGTGTGAGATTGGGCCCACAAAGA GTGTATCAGCTCTGCATAAGCATACTGTTGACAGCCTATGGGGCTGCCACTGTAGTAGGAGCTTCATCCACAAACCTAATTCAAAAGATCATCACT GTGTTTGGCCATGGCCTGCTTGCTTTGACACTTTGGCAGAGGTCGCGACACTTTGAGGTCGAAAACCAAGCACGTGTCACATCATTTTACATGTTCATTTGGAAG CTATTCTATGCAGAGTATTTCCTTATACCATTTGTTCAGTGA